One window from the genome of Pseudanabaena yagii GIHE-NHR1 encodes:
- the petC gene encoding cytochrome b6-f complex iron-sulfur subunit → MSQASASADVPSIGRRRFLNLVLGGSAAVTTLGAAYPFLAYFVPPSRGGAGGGVSAKDALGKDILASAFLASHQPGERELAQGLKGDPTYIVVTENREIASYGLNAVCTHLGCVVPWNAAENKFICPCHGSQYNNEGKVVRGPAPLSLALAHATVEDDVVQFSPWTETDFRTNEAPWWS, encoded by the coding sequence ATGAGTCAAGCTTCTGCATCCGCCGATGTCCCTAGCATTGGTCGTCGTCGATTTCTAAACCTAGTTTTAGGGGGGTCTGCTGCCGTAACCACCCTTGGTGCTGCCTACCCCTTCTTGGCGTATTTTGTACCTCCTTCTCGCGGTGGTGCTGGCGGTGGTGTTTCTGCTAAAGATGCATTGGGCAAAGATATACTTGCTTCGGCTTTCTTGGCGAGTCATCAACCTGGCGAACGCGAACTTGCTCAAGGACTCAAGGGCGACCCTACCTACATTGTCGTCACTGAAAATAGAGAAATTGCCTCCTACGGCTTGAATGCAGTTTGTACTCACCTTGGTTGCGTTGTACCTTGGAATGCTGCCGAGAACAAATTTATTTGTCCTTGCCACGGCTCTCAGTACAACAACGAAGGCAAAGTTGTGCGTGGACCCGCTCCCTTGTCCCTTGCCCTCGCTCATGCCACTGTTGAGGATGACGTTGTGCAATTTAGTCCTTGGACGGAAACCGACTTCCGCACCAATGAAGCTCCTTGGTGGTCTTAG
- a CDS encoding serine/threonine protein kinase has protein sequence MNVKATSQFSKYRILGLVGRGQFGKVLCARMRDTGKLVALKELENKRFPTSKLLRELRFLLTLQHENIVSCTALVHHQNYRYLVMDYCEGGTLRDLMNYPKALSIQQCFELVNDILLGLEHAHAANIIHCDIKPENVLLKITAKGWQAKISDFGIARLSQEIGSDGSNTGSPGYMAPERFYGQFSAGSDLYAVGIILYELVVGKRPFSGMPTELMNAHLNQRVIVPDNLPRSLQNVIARSLEKLPKRRYTSAQEMRLDLLATINSEDFNALNFGQTKVAADVDTCATTLFAQKAAYFDQKDMPERIVSLVGAGKSRFYSTSNLHLHWHSLSLDQEEQIAKSEQQIEEIIFTKKSLFALTKRSLYQFVQGKPKSLYQSAQPFKSIISPNGDWFAVSTGKQLEIRNIVYGRAMRLEFATRDLSCIIAFDQHHLVAIANKPETSESRAIVISRRCNIMYRLALPIPIETGIATFTSDRVMLLEADNRRNLYLLDLKPYRLVRIPLEYEVLLMTATPWGYAITATYNAYQTILMLLDLRGNNISNLIIDGEITAIAPVDINLLAIATSDISGYKLYVINLKKLDVDLVF, from the coding sequence ATGAATGTAAAAGCTACTTCGCAGTTCTCTAAATATCGCATTTTAGGCTTGGTTGGCAGAGGTCAATTTGGCAAAGTTTTGTGTGCGCGTATGAGAGATACGGGCAAATTGGTAGCACTCAAAGAGCTAGAAAACAAAAGATTTCCTACCAGTAAGCTCCTGAGAGAATTACGGTTTTTATTGACTCTACAGCATGAAAATATCGTATCTTGTACGGCGTTAGTCCATCACCAAAATTATCGCTATTTGGTCATGGACTATTGCGAGGGTGGCACATTACGAGACTTGATGAACTATCCCAAAGCTTTATCGATCCAACAATGTTTTGAGTTGGTAAATGATATTTTGCTGGGATTAGAACATGCCCATGCGGCGAATATTATCCATTGCGATATTAAACCTGAAAATGTGTTGCTGAAAATCACAGCTAAGGGTTGGCAGGCAAAGATCTCAGATTTTGGGATTGCCCGTCTCAGTCAAGAAATTGGTTCGGATGGTAGTAACACAGGTTCCCCCGGTTACATGGCTCCTGAACGTTTTTATGGGCAATTTTCGGCAGGGTCAGATCTTTATGCTGTGGGGATTATTTTGTATGAATTGGTGGTGGGTAAGCGACCTTTTTCAGGGATGCCTACAGAATTGATGAATGCTCATTTAAATCAGAGGGTAATTGTTCCTGACAATTTGCCCCGATCGCTACAAAATGTAATTGCGCGATCACTGGAAAAGTTACCGAAGCGACGCTACACCTCAGCACAAGAGATGCGTTTAGATTTATTAGCAACTATTAATTCCGAAGATTTCAACGCACTTAATTTTGGTCAAACTAAGGTAGCTGCTGATGTCGATACCTGTGCAACAACTCTATTTGCTCAGAAGGCAGCTTATTTTGATCAAAAAGATATGCCCGAAAGAATTGTGAGTCTAGTGGGTGCTGGGAAATCACGATTTTATAGCACGTCAAATCTACATTTACATTGGCATAGTTTATCCCTCGATCAAGAAGAACAAATTGCCAAGTCTGAGCAGCAAATCGAGGAAATTATCTTTACGAAAAAGTCTTTATTTGCCTTGACTAAGCGATCGCTTTATCAATTTGTACAGGGAAAACCCAAATCTTTATATCAATCTGCTCAACCTTTTAAATCGATAATTTCACCGAATGGCGATTGGTTCGCTGTCTCTACGGGCAAACAACTCGAAATTAGAAATATTGTTTATGGGCGAGCGATGCGCTTGGAGTTCGCAACAAGGGACTTAAGCTGCATTATTGCTTTTGATCAACATCATTTAGTGGCGATCGCTAATAAGCCAGAAACAAGTGAGAGTAGAGCAATCGTCATTTCCCGCCGTTGCAATATTATGTATCGGCTAGCTTTGCCTATACCAATCGAGACAGGTATTGCGACCTTTACAAGCGATCGCGTCATGTTGTTAGAAGCAGACAATCGCCGCAATCTATATTTACTCGATCTCAAACCCTATCGCTTAGTGCGAATACCGTTAGAGTATGAAGTCCTATTAATGACAGCAACGCCTTGGGGCTACGCAATTACAGCTACTTACAATGCTTATCAAACAATTTTGATGCTTTTAGATTTACGTGGTAATAACATTAGCAACTTAATTATTGATGGTGAAATTACAGCGATCGCTCCAGTTGATATTAATTTATTAGCGATCGCTACTTCGGACATATCAGGCTACAAACTCTATGTCATTAATCTAAAAAAATTGGATGTAGATCTAGTTTTTTAA
- a CDS encoding Rne/Rng family ribonuclease encodes MPKQIIIAEQYRIAAVFSEDQIEEIVVAAGTHQVGDVYLGVVENVLTSIDAAFVNIGDGDRNGFIHITDLGPLKMRRSSGSISDLVVPQQRVLVQVMKEPTGNKGPRLTGNISLPGRYVVLLPFGRGVNLSRRIRSEAERNRLRALAILVKPAGMGILVRTEADGMPEEQIIEDLDNLQRQWEGIQQDVATTRQPTLLDRERDFVQRVLRDLYSTEVNRIVTDSSDGLRRIKQHLLNWGDGKIPSGLLLDHHRERTPILEYFRVNAGIREALKPRVDLPSGGYIIIEPTEALTVIDVNSGSFTKSQTSRETVLWTNCEAAVEIARQIRLRNIAGVIVVDFIDMDTRRDQLQLLEYFNKALRSDKSRPQIAQLTELGLVELTRKRQGQSIYELFGRPCSTCGGLGHLMHLPGEAAGQPVDSTSRTWESKQSNQLDFTSEYEDGDSELGGGLEPNLVNHPSYQERGNLRRRSKRTLLNKDSRELREVEKVAPVDVRSRVEARFEPRFEPRVEREIVERAIPSKIALPSISPTKHIAEPVEELVEVIEPAPIIAAPEVSIPERPNKRELRTKVVEPPEVIVVEMTEEEQDVYSLIGVSPLVLVDREVKDPRNVIVTVALPGQAPKNAIKPSPEVLNEESISEDAIETEIAEEIESEVVVNDSPIVTTNNGITNPNGVILKVNRAQPSEPIDDEANDSKNDFLDGSKEFVPIQSPEASRRKRSSASQG; translated from the coding sequence ATGCCAAAGCAAATAATTATTGCCGAGCAGTATCGAATTGCTGCCGTATTTAGTGAAGATCAAATTGAAGAAATTGTTGTTGCCGCAGGAACTCACCAAGTTGGGGATGTTTACTTGGGCGTTGTTGAAAATGTTTTAACTAGTATTGATGCGGCATTTGTAAATATTGGCGATGGCGATCGCAATGGGTTTATTCACATTACTGACCTTGGCCCCTTAAAAATGCGGCGATCGTCTGGCTCGATCAGCGATCTGGTCGTACCGCAACAGCGCGTGTTGGTTCAGGTTATGAAAGAACCAACGGGTAATAAAGGTCCCCGTTTGACGGGAAATATTTCGCTACCTGGTCGATATGTGGTGCTACTGCCCTTTGGTCGTGGGGTGAACCTATCCCGACGTATTCGCAGTGAGGCTGAGCGTAATCGTCTGCGGGCACTGGCGATTTTGGTCAAGCCTGCGGGTATGGGCATTTTGGTGCGGACTGAGGCGGATGGGATGCCTGAGGAGCAGATTATTGAGGATCTCGATAATTTGCAACGTCAGTGGGAAGGCATTCAGCAGGATGTGGCAACCACTCGCCAGCCAACCCTGCTCGATCGCGAAAGAGATTTTGTCCAACGGGTACTGCGTGACCTCTATAGCACTGAGGTAAATCGCATTGTAACCGACTCTAGTGATGGTTTACGCCGCATTAAGCAGCATTTACTCAACTGGGGTGATGGCAAAATTCCTAGTGGACTGTTACTCGATCATCACCGTGAACGCACTCCGATTTTGGAATATTTCCGCGTTAATGCGGGTATCCGTGAAGCGCTGAAGCCCCGTGTTGATTTGCCTAGTGGTGGCTACATTATTATTGAGCCGACTGAGGCTTTGACAGTAATTGACGTTAACTCTGGCTCCTTTACCAAGTCCCAAACCTCTCGTGAGACGGTGCTTTGGACAAACTGTGAAGCGGCTGTAGAGATTGCCCGTCAGATTCGCTTGCGAAATATTGCGGGTGTAATCGTGGTGGACTTCATTGATATGGACACTCGCCGCGATCAGTTGCAGTTATTGGAATACTTTAATAAAGCTTTGCGATCGGATAAGTCACGTCCGCAAATCGCGCAGTTGACGGAGTTAGGACTGGTTGAGTTGACCCGTAAGCGCCAAGGTCAGAGCATTTATGAATTATTTGGTCGTCCATGCTCTACCTGTGGTGGTCTTGGACATTTGATGCATTTACCCGGGGAAGCCGCAGGTCAGCCCGTAGACTCAACTTCACGGACTTGGGAATCGAAGCAGTCTAACCAACTCGACTTTACCTCTGAGTATGAGGATGGTGATTCGGAGTTGGGTGGCGGACTGGAGCCCAATTTGGTCAATCATCCGAGCTATCAAGAGCGGGGCAATTTACGCAGACGTAGCAAGCGGACGTTACTCAATAAGGATTCTCGCGAGTTGCGTGAAGTGGAAAAGGTTGCACCTGTGGATGTGCGATCGCGGGTTGAGGCAAGGTTTGAACCACGTTTTGAGCCTCGTGTCGAGCGCGAGATTGTTGAACGTGCTATTCCTAGCAAGATTGCTTTACCGAGCATTTCGCCCACCAAGCATATTGCTGAACCTGTCGAAGAGTTAGTGGAAGTGATCGAGCCTGCACCGATCATTGCTGCTCCTGAAGTCTCTATCCCTGAACGTCCTAATAAGCGAGAATTACGGACTAAGGTTGTGGAGCCACCAGAGGTCATTGTGGTGGAAATGACTGAGGAGGAGCAGGATGTATACTCTCTGATCGGGGTTTCTCCCTTGGTCTTAGTTGATCGGGAAGTGAAAGATCCTCGCAATGTAATCGTCACCGTAGCCCTACCTGGACAAGCACCTAAAAATGCCATTAAGCCAAGTCCTGAAGTACTAAATGAGGAGAGTATTTCTGAAGATGCCATCGAGACAGAAATTGCTGAGGAAATAGAATCTGAGGTTGTGGTCAATGATTCGCCCATTGTAACTACTAACAATGGGATTACTAACCCTAATGGTGTGATTCTGAAAGTTAATCGGGCGCAACCATCAGAACCGATTGATGATGAGGCGAATGACTCTAAAAATGACTTTTTAGATGGTTCTAAAGAATTTGTGCCAATTCAATCCCCTGAAGCCTCGCGTCGCAAGCGTTCTTCTGCTTCACAAGGCTAA